A region of Aquarana catesbeiana isolate 2022-GZ linkage group LG08, ASM4218655v1, whole genome shotgun sequence DNA encodes the following proteins:
- the LOC141104561 gene encoding histone H2A.J encodes MSGRGKQGGKVRAKAKTRSSRAGLQFPVGRVHRLLRKGNYAERVGAGAPVYLAAVLEYLTAEILELAGNAARDNKKTRIIPRHLQLAVRNDEELNKLLGGVTIAQGGVLPNIQAVLLPKKTESHKAAAKSK; translated from the coding sequence ATGTCTGGCCGTGGAAAACAAGGAGGCAAGGTACGGGCTAAGGCCAAAACCCGATCATcccgggctggtctgcagttcccagtcggtcgtgttcaccgtctgctcaggaaggggaactatgccgagcgggtcggggccggagctcccgtctatctggccgccgtcctcgagtatctgacggctgagatcctcgagctggccggcaacgccgcccgcgacaacaagaagacccgcatcatcccccgacacctccagctggccgtccgcaacgacgaggagctcaacaagctgctgggcggagtcaccatcgcccagggaggagtcctgcccaacatccaggccgtgctgctgcccaagaagaccgagagccacaaggccgccgccaaatccaagtaa
- the LOC141104551 gene encoding histone H3: MARTKQTARKSTGGKAPRKQLATKAARKSAPATGGVKKPHRYRPGTVALREIRRYQKSTELLIRKLPFQRLVREIAQDFKTDLRFQSSAVMALQEASEAYLVGLFEDTNLCAIHAKRVTIMPKDIQLARRIRGERA; this comes from the coding sequence ATGGCAAGAACCAAGCAGACCGCTCGTAAGTCCACCGGAGGGAAAGCTCCccgcaagcagctggccaccaAAGCCGCCCGCAAGAGCGCCCCGGCCACCGGCGGAGTCAAGAAGCCTCACCGCTACAGGCCCGGCACCGTGGCTCTCCGAGAGATCCGCCGCTACCAGAAATCCACCGAGCTGCTCATCCGCAAGCTGCCCTTCCAGCGCCTCGTCCGAGAGATCGCCCAGGACTTCAAGACCGACCTGCGCTTCCAGAGCTCCGCCGTCATGGCTCTGCAGGAAGCCTCCGAGGCTTATCTCGTAGGACTCTTCGAGGACACCAACCTCTGCGCCATCCATGCCAAGAGGGTCACCATCATGCCCAAAGACATCCAGCTGGCACGCCGCATCCGCGGAGAGAGGGCCTAA
- the LOC141104539 gene encoding histone H1.01-like yields MTETEIAPAAAPPAEPAAKKKATKKAAAGGAKKGSKKPSGPSVSDLIVTAVAASKERSGVSLAALKKLLAAGGYDVDKNNSRLKIAIRALVTKGSLVQVKGHGASGSFKINKKQQEGDKAKKVTKKKPSAAAKPKKPAAAKKPAKSPKKKVPSKAAKSPKKAAKKPAKAAASPAKKATKSPKKPKAAAKPKKAAKSPAKKAAKPKTAAKPKKAAPKKK; encoded by the coding sequence ATGACGGAGACTGAGATCGCCCCAGCCGCCGCTCCTCCAGCGGAGCCCGCCGCCAAGAAGAAGGCGACTAAGAAGGCGGCAGCCGGAGGAGCCAAGAAAGGCAGCAAGAAGCCGTCCGGTCCCAGCGTGTCCGACCTCATCGTCACAGCCGTGGCCGCTTCCAAGGAGCGCAGCGGGGTCTCCCTGGCCGCCCTCAAGAAGCTCCTGGCCGCCGGAGGATACGATGTGGACAAGAACAACAGCCGCCTCAAGATCGCCATCAGGGCGCTGGTGACTAAGGGGAGCCTCGTCCAGGTCAAAGGACATGGAGCCTCCGGATCCTTCAAGATCAACAAGAAGCAGCAAGAGGGCGACAAGGCCAAGAAAGTCACCAAGAAGAAGCCATCGGCTGCGGCCAAGCCCAAGAAACCTGCGGCCGCCAAGAAGCcagccaagtcccccaagaagaaagtccccagcaaagcagccaagagccccaagaAGGCCGCCAAGAAACCGGCAAAGGCTGCAGCTTCTCCCGCCAAGAAGGCGACAAAGAGCCCCAAGAAGCCCAAAGCTGCAGCCAAGCCGAAAAAAGCCGCCAAGAGTCCGGCTAAGAAGGCGGCTAAACCCAAGACAGCAGCCAAGCCCAAGAAGGCCGCTCcgaagaagaaataa